The following proteins come from a genomic window of Romeriopsis navalis LEGE 11480:
- a CDS encoding HetZ-related protein 2: MSLVDEISTNWQTKLQKEISQTQAHDAIAQWLIGEDRDRYAELSTDQLRITKQAMDYRYRILKERYLGMSRERAYRNLIQRLSSVFVLRNKIKTWISLSRDRKRSVVEVLQEVLQELLQHDNYMQQQIAWIAQCTDDLRLRNTLVLASLEEYCLRPIRNQPLLTYRFVNYLRRSQRGGMTQVPSAEFIRLVSEEIGQDDEQGSVSLLDNHAIADYQEEQTQLEQQELRQNIVRKLSDYLEEKVDPMAASWLQLYLQGITQDAIAKQLGIPIKQVYRLREKVSYHALKVFSAKQSPELVAEWLGQQNG, encoded by the coding sequence ATGAGCTTGGTAGATGAAATTTCAACTAATTGGCAAACCAAACTTCAAAAGGAAATTTCTCAAACCCAAGCTCACGACGCGATCGCCCAGTGGCTGATTGGCGAAGACCGCGATCGCTACGCGGAACTGAGCACGGATCAACTCCGCATTACCAAACAGGCGATGGATTACCGTTACCGAATTTTGAAAGAGCGCTACCTCGGCATGTCAAGGGAGCGGGCCTATCGTAATCTGATCCAGCGGCTAAGCAGCGTCTTTGTTCTGCGCAACAAAATTAAAACTTGGATCTCACTGTCGCGCGATCGCAAACGCAGCGTAGTTGAAGTCTTGCAGGAAGTGCTCCAAGAGCTATTGCAGCATGACAATTACATGCAACAGCAGATTGCCTGGATCGCACAATGTACGGATGATTTGCGCCTGCGGAATACCTTAGTGCTGGCGAGTTTGGAAGAATATTGTCTGCGTCCGATTCGGAACCAGCCGCTCTTGACTTACCGGTTTGTCAATTATTTACGGCGATCGCAGCGCGGCGGCATGACGCAGGTGCCAAGTGCCGAATTTATCCGGTTGGTATCGGAAGAGATTGGTCAAGATGATGAACAGGGTTCAGTCAGTCTGCTCGACAACCATGCGATCGCGGACTATCAAGAAGAGCAAACCCAGCTAGAGCAGCAGGAATTGCGCCAGAATATTGTCCGCAAGCTCTCAGATTACCTGGAAGAAAAGGTCGATCCGATGGCGGCATCTTGGTTGCAGCTCTATTTGCAAGGGATCACCCAAGATGCGATCGCCAAGCAGTTGGGGATTCCGATTAAACAGGTCTATCGGCTGCGCGAAAAAGTGAGCTACCACGCGCTGAAGGTGTTCTCAGCGAAGCAGAGTCCGGAATTAGTCGCAGAATGGCTCGGGCAACAAAATGGATAG
- the galE gene encoding UDP-glucose 4-epimerase GalE: MSNPQIKPDQQPTILVTGGAGYIGSHAVLALKQAGYHVVILDNLVYGHQDLVDAALKVELVVGDTNDRALLDQLFASRRFDAVMHFAAYAYVGESVTHPDKYYRNNVIGTLTLLEAMVAADIKTFVFSSTCATYGVPTEVPIPEDHVQNPINPYGATKLMVERILADFDVAYGLKSVCFRYFNAAGADPEGRIGEDHNPETHLIPLVLMTALGQRESIAMFGTDYPTPDGTCVRDYIHVNDLADAHVLGLEYLRQGGASDRFNLGNGNGFSVKEVIEAAREVTGKSIPAVAQERRPGDPPALVGSGDKARQVLGWNPQYADLKLILQHAWAWHQKRHAG, encoded by the coding sequence GTGAGTAACCCACAGATTAAGCCCGATCAACAACCCACGATTTTAGTCACGGGTGGGGCCGGATATATTGGTTCACACGCCGTATTGGCGCTAAAACAAGCGGGTTATCACGTCGTCATCTTGGATAACCTGGTGTACGGGCATCAAGATCTGGTGGATGCCGCGTTGAAAGTCGAACTTGTGGTAGGCGATACGAACGATCGCGCGTTACTCGACCAACTGTTCGCATCCCGGCGATTTGATGCCGTGATGCATTTTGCGGCCTATGCCTATGTCGGCGAATCCGTGACACATCCGGATAAGTATTACCGCAACAATGTGATTGGCACGTTGACGCTACTCGAAGCGATGGTAGCAGCAGACATCAAGACCTTTGTCTTCTCTTCGACCTGTGCGACCTACGGCGTCCCGACTGAGGTGCCAATTCCTGAGGATCATGTCCAAAATCCCATCAATCCCTACGGTGCGACCAAGTTGATGGTTGAGCGGATTCTGGCCGACTTTGATGTCGCCTATGGTCTAAAATCCGTCTGCTTCCGCTACTTTAATGCCGCCGGCGCGGACCCAGAAGGGCGCATCGGCGAAGACCATAACCCAGAAACGCATTTGATTCCCCTAGTGCTCATGACGGCGCTAGGCCAGCGCGAATCGATCGCCATGTTTGGGACAGACTATCCGACGCCAGATGGGACATGCGTCCGCGACTACATCCATGTGAATGATCTCGCCGATGCTCACGTCTTGGGCTTAGAATATCTGCGCCAAGGCGGCGCGTCCGATCGGTTCAATCTCGGCAATGGTAATGGCTTCTCGGTTAAAGAAGTAATCGAAGCGGCCCGGGAAGTAACCGGAAAATCAATTCCCGCCGTCGCCCAAGAACGTCGCCCCGGTGATCCCCCAGCGCTCGTGGGGAGTGGGGACAAAGCCCGTCAGGTACTGGGCTGGAACCCACAGTATGCGGATCTAAAGCTGATTTTGCAGCATGCTTGGGCCTGGCACCAAAAACGCCACGCCGGTTAG
- a CDS encoding YdcF family protein has translation MLLVTDVFLLLTQVLLWILVALAARFILLQALPKAFLGSLVLVLLVVVTALTFFSGTPQAGVLGEIWNLISVIFNPLAVILILLGIVWRDADKKGLTNTSKWFLRVGVIALLLMSMPLVSNFLLQRTESEALQIARAESVALPAGARRVIVLMGQDTTRLQVRPRIEDAPEPPKPRKAGSGILKPAPPLKESTYTMLTQQAQLTEHGDRILYAAKLFEQEGGSAPLIVVTAGQYPGRPRKSGETRESASAARDISRILQTQLGIPGDRILEDSNSSTVQASAANVRKLLDKQEINYGAQLMLVTSALEASRTNLTFQNEFASNGQPIAVLSRPTDFYMLPAKEALSARAKGADVIERRLALRDFLPSVDSLEMSTRLFNETLTSMYYFLRGWVRPIRPQ, from the coding sequence ATGCTGCTTGTGACGGATGTTTTTTTGCTGCTGACTCAGGTTCTCTTGTGGATCCTAGTTGCTCTGGCAGCTCGATTTATTTTGCTTCAGGCTTTGCCAAAAGCCTTTTTAGGCAGCTTGGTGCTGGTTCTTTTGGTCGTGGTAACGGCGCTGACGTTTTTTAGCGGCACCCCACAGGCCGGAGTGCTGGGTGAAATCTGGAATTTAATTTCTGTGATTTTCAATCCTCTGGCTGTCATTCTGATTCTGCTGGGGATTGTCTGGCGGGATGCGGATAAGAAAGGGTTGACCAACACTTCCAAGTGGTTTTTGCGGGTTGGCGTGATTGCGCTACTGCTGATGAGTATGCCGCTGGTCTCGAATTTCCTGCTCCAGCGCACTGAGTCCGAAGCTTTGCAAATTGCCCGGGCGGAGTCAGTTGCTTTGCCTGCTGGTGCTCGGCGCGTGATCGTGTTGATGGGCCAGGATACAACCCGGTTACAGGTGCGGCCACGGATTGAAGATGCGCCTGAGCCGCCGAAACCGCGTAAGGCTGGCAGTGGGATCTTAAAACCGGCACCGCCGCTGAAGGAATCGACTTACACGATGTTGACTCAGCAGGCACAGCTCACCGAGCATGGCGATCGCATCCTGTATGCCGCGAAGTTATTTGAACAAGAAGGGGGGAGTGCCCCGTTGATTGTGGTGACTGCCGGTCAGTATCCGGGTCGCCCGCGCAAATCGGGAGAAACCCGTGAAAGTGCCTCGGCGGCGCGGGACATCAGTCGCATCTTGCAAACGCAGCTTGGCATACCGGGCGATCGAATTTTGGAGGATTCCAACAGTTCTACCGTCCAGGCTAGTGCGGCAAATGTGCGGAAGCTGCTAGATAAGCAAGAGATTAATTATGGTGCGCAGTTGATGCTGGTTACTTCGGCATTGGAAGCGAGTCGGACAAATCTCACCTTCCAAAACGAATTTGCCTCGAATGGTCAGCCGATCGCCGTGCTGTCGCGGCCGACTGATTTCTATATGCTGCCCGCGAAAGAAGCTCTCAGCGCGCGGGCTAAAGGGGCTGATGTGATTGAGCGCCGATTGGCGTTGCGGGATTTTCTACCGAGTGTTGATTCCTTAGAGATGTCAACTCGCTTGTTCAATGAGACCTTGACTTCGATGTATTACTTCCTGCGCGGCTGGGTCCGGCCTATTCGACCGCAGTAG
- a CDS encoding ABC transporter ATP-binding protein has translation MARPSRFRHVWNYIRPYRDKVVQGVVALFFVNLLTARIQIEIGAGVDALKNNDYRQVLIYAGWIFGMASVMMGMRLWSRMLLFGVGRQVEFDLKQKIFDHLLIMDPAYFGNNRIGDLINRATSDVDSVRRMLGFAVLSLFNMIFAYCTILPTMLNINVKLSLVAVSVYPIMLLIVNLFAGRMRGLQAQVQEQLSSVSELIQEDMSGIALIKIYAQEANERNAFRSLNRDLLAANMDMAKTRTILFRILEGVVAFSSLLVLWVGAEDLASKTLEIKDFVSLILLTGQLAFPTALMGFTLTAYQRGEVSIDRIETILAEVPQIQDAGNAIAIPPDNLQGQLTAKGLTFTYPAQDQPALDQVNFQIEPGETIAVIGPIGSGKSTLANTMPRLLAIDPGQLFVDGHDVTEMRLQDLRGAIAYVPQESFLFSTSIRDNIRYGNPFAEPFEVEQAAQAAQMDGEIQNFPKQYETMVGERGITLSGGQRQRTALARALVIDSPILILDDALSSVDNQTATKILQNLSTGTRRKTVIFISHQMSAAATADRIFVMDAGKVMQVGTHETLLQESGGLYEKLWNQQKLAAALN, from the coding sequence ATGGCTCGACCGTCCCGATTTCGGCATGTTTGGAACTATATTCGACCCTATCGGGATAAGGTTGTGCAAGGCGTTGTGGCGCTGTTCTTTGTCAATTTGCTGACGGCGCGTATCCAAATTGAGATTGGTGCTGGTGTTGATGCGCTGAAAAATAACGACTATCGCCAGGTGCTGATCTACGCCGGTTGGATCTTTGGTATGGCCTCCGTGATGATGGGCATGCGCCTTTGGTCGAGGATGTTGCTGTTTGGTGTGGGCCGCCAAGTTGAATTTGACCTGAAGCAGAAAATATTTGATCACTTGCTGATTATGGATCCCGCCTATTTTGGCAACAATCGCATTGGGGATTTGATTAATCGGGCTACCAGTGATGTCGATAGTGTACGTCGCATGTTGGGCTTTGCGGTGTTGAGTTTGTTCAACATGATTTTTGCCTACTGCACGATCCTGCCGACGATGCTGAATATCAATGTCAAACTTTCACTGGTGGCGGTATCGGTTTATCCGATTATGCTGCTGATTGTGAATTTGTTTGCAGGGCGGATGCGTGGCTTGCAGGCGCAGGTTCAAGAACAACTCTCCAGCGTGAGTGAGTTGATTCAAGAAGATATGAGTGGTATTGCGCTGATTAAAATTTATGCCCAGGAAGCGAATGAGCGGAATGCCTTTCGATCGCTCAATCGTGATCTGTTGGCGGCCAATATGGACATGGCGAAGACACGTACTATTCTCTTTCGGATTTTGGAAGGGGTGGTCGCGTTTAGTAGTTTGTTAGTGCTTTGGGTCGGTGCGGAGGATCTGGCCTCCAAGACACTGGAAATTAAGGACTTCGTATCGTTGATTTTGTTGACCGGACAATTGGCCTTCCCCACCGCCTTGATGGGATTTACCCTGACGGCTTATCAGCGGGGGGAAGTGAGTATCGATCGGATCGAAACAATTTTGGCTGAGGTGCCGCAGATTCAAGATGCTGGCAACGCGATTGCGATTCCACCGGATAATTTGCAAGGTCAGCTCACGGCCAAGGGCTTAACCTTTACGTATCCTGCTCAGGATCAACCGGCGCTCGATCAAGTGAATTTTCAGATTGAACCCGGTGAGACGATCGCGGTGATTGGCCCGATTGGTTCGGGAAAATCGACTTTAGCGAATACGATGCCGCGCTTATTGGCGATTGATCCGGGACAGTTGTTTGTGGATGGTCATGATGTGACGGAAATGCGGCTGCAGGATTTGCGCGGGGCGATCGCCTATGTGCCCCAAGAGAGTTTCCTCTTTAGTACCTCGATCCGTGACAACATTCGGTATGGCAATCCTTTTGCCGAGCCGTTTGAAGTTGAACAAGCGGCCCAGGCAGCCCAAATGGATGGTGAAATTCAGAACTTCCCGAAGCAGTATGAAACGATGGTCGGAGAGCGTGGCATTACATTGTCTGGGGGACAGCGGCAGCGGACTGCCTTAGCCCGGGCCTTAGTGATTGACTCGCCGATCTTGATTTTGGATGATGCGCTGTCGAGTGTGGACAATCAAACGGCGACGAAGATTTTGCAAAATCTCTCGACTGGTACTCGCCGTAAGACAGTTATCTTTATTTCGCATCAAATGTCGGCGGCGGCTACCGCTGATCGAATCTTTGTCATGGATGCCGGTAAAGTAATGCAAGTTGGCACACACGAAACGCTGTTACAGGAAAGTGGTGGTCTCTACGAAAAACTCTGGAATCAACAGAAACTTGCGGCGGCCTTAAATTAA
- a CDS encoding mechanosensitive ion channel family protein: protein MGIEQINALLVQLQNFALGAGVRFASAIAIFFIGRWIAKISKRFIRQAMLKANVDPTVVSFAGNIIHYGINVLLILIVLGQLGVETTSLIAVLGTAGLAVGLALQGSLANFAAGMLIILFRPFRVGDWVTTGDISGTVEEIHLFTTIVRTPDNRTVIVPNNQLTDSEIINHSTQGTIRIDLEVGIAYDADIDYARKVILEEMAADERVLQEPAPMVGVLALADSSVNLAVRPWTNIENYWDVYFATLENVKKRLDREGIQIPFPQRDLHLYTNGNPLNQLAANAVVAGNVHLSDRNAESS, encoded by the coding sequence ATGGGAATCGAGCAAATTAATGCCTTGTTAGTGCAACTCCAAAATTTTGCATTGGGTGCCGGTGTGCGCTTTGCCAGTGCGATCGCCATTTTCTTCATTGGGCGTTGGATCGCTAAGATCAGTAAGCGGTTTATCCGCCAAGCAATGCTCAAAGCCAATGTTGATCCCACGGTGGTTTCGTTTGCGGGCAACATTATTCACTACGGCATCAATGTGCTGCTGATTTTGATTGTGTTAGGGCAATTAGGGGTGGAGACCACTTCGCTGATTGCGGTTTTGGGTACAGCTGGTTTAGCCGTTGGCTTGGCATTACAAGGTTCTTTAGCGAACTTTGCCGCCGGAATGTTGATTATTTTGTTTCGCCCATTTCGGGTTGGCGATTGGGTGACGACTGGTGATATTTCCGGTACGGTTGAGGAAATTCATCTGTTTACAACGATCGTCCGCACGCCGGATAATCGCACGGTGATTGTGCCAAATAACCAACTCACAGACAGCGAAATTATCAATCATTCCACCCAAGGGACAATTCGGATTGATTTGGAAGTTGGGATTGCCTACGATGCGGATATTGATTATGCCCGCAAGGTGATTCTGGAAGAAATGGCGGCGGATGAACGGGTGTTACAAGAACCGGCCCCAATGGTCGGCGTATTAGCCCTGGCCGATAGTAGTGTGAACCTGGCGGTACGCCCTTGGACCAATATTGAAAACTATTGGGATGTGTATTTTGCGACCTTGGAAAATGTGAAAAAACGCCTCGATCGCGAGGGCATTCAGATTCCGTTTCCCCAGCGTGATTTGCACTTATACACAAATGGTAATCCCCTCAATCAACTAGCAGCGAATGCCGTGGTGGCTGGCAACGTTCACTTGAGCGATCGTAATGCTGAATCTTCCTAG
- a CDS encoding adenylate kinase has protein sequence MTRLIFLGAPGAGKGTQAIALAAERQIAHISTGDILRQAVVASSEIGLQAKAYVDNGELVPDSLVIALIRDRLTKPDAHNGWILDGFPRNLSQAEALNVLLQSIEQACSTVIYFEVPQTILIQRMLDRGREDDNQATVQRRLEVYQEQTVPLINFYQKRGYLQLVDGGADVVTVASNLREAIGPAPVKQ, from the coding sequence ATGACTCGATTAATTTTTTTAGGGGCTCCTGGAGCTGGTAAGGGCACACAAGCAATCGCACTCGCAGCAGAACGACAAATTGCCCATATCTCAACCGGAGACATTTTGCGTCAAGCTGTGGTCGCGTCGTCAGAAATTGGCTTACAAGCCAAAGCCTATGTTGACAATGGCGAATTAGTGCCTGATTCCTTAGTGATTGCTTTAATTCGCGATCGCCTGACCAAACCCGATGCTCACAATGGTTGGATTTTGGATGGGTTTCCTCGCAACTTATCCCAAGCCGAAGCCTTAAACGTCCTTTTACAATCGATCGAGCAAGCCTGTAGCACCGTTATTTACTTTGAAGTGCCGCAAACAATATTAATCCAACGCATGTTGGATCGAGGGCGAGAAGACGATAATCAAGCAACCGTACAGCGCCGACTTGAAGTCTATCAAGAACAAACTGTTCCCTTAATTAATTTTTATCAGAAGCGCGGCTACTTGCAGCTAGTTGATGGTGGTGCGGATGTGGTCACAGTCGCATCCAACTTGCGTGAAGCGATCGGTCCGGCACCCGTGAAGCAATAA
- a CDS encoding CBS domain-containing protein: protein MLKAKDVTTTNAATIESTKTVADAITLMRNKGLRGLVVTPPSQDDSYGMITETDIIVYKVQSKQLEPASVKVSDIMTKPCIVVNPDLSVSNVAQLFANTHIRRAPVIQEKLLGIISVTDLLHKA, encoded by the coding sequence ATGCTGAAAGCCAAAGATGTGACGACGACCAACGCCGCCACAATCGAATCGACGAAAACTGTGGCCGACGCGATCACCTTGATGCGGAATAAAGGACTGCGGGGCTTGGTTGTAACGCCACCTAGCCAAGATGATTCCTACGGCATGATTACAGAAACCGACATTATTGTCTATAAGGTGCAATCAAAGCAGCTAGAACCCGCTAGCGTCAAAGTCTCTGACATCATGACCAAACCTTGCATCGTCGTCAATCCGGATCTCAGTGTCAGTAATGTGGCTCAGCTTTTTGCCAATACTCATATCCGTCGGGCACCCGTAATTCAGGAAAAATTATTAGGCATTATCTCCGTCACGGACCTTCTCCACAAAGCCTAA
- the hflX gene encoding GTPase HflX has product MTPEFAQRVAAASTEIGQAVCVYLNRRGQVIRVGVGSPRQTQIPAIELPRYGDERLSGIRCIATSLKVEPPTDSDLTAMAMQRLDALVTVTLTGKGFQKRGGGATGYIRNAYFAHLVPHPEARWTVSPQIDLEDLTAQNLAEFVEGLEADFEKQYIAREVESDHDRVLIVGLQTADMTKRRFEDGMVELGRLVETAGGEVLKSLAQKRARPQPKTVIGEGKVQEIALVAQTIGANLVVFNRDLSPIQTRNLESYIGLRVVDRTEVILDIFAQRAQSGAGKLQVELAQLEYALPRLTGKGKAMSRLGGGIGTRGPGETKLETERRAIQKRISHLQRGVNQLQAHRARLRQKRQHEEVPSIAIVGYTNAGKSTLLNSLTRAEIYAADQLFATLDPTTRRMAVRDAETEEHKQILLTDTVGFIHELPPSLFDAFRATLEEVTEADALIHLVDLSHPAWHSQLRSVMHILAQMPIAPGPAVIVFNKMDQVDGDRFMAAKEEFPQALFISAHDNLGLETLRQRLCQLVRYAIAV; this is encoded by the coding sequence ATGACGCCGGAGTTTGCGCAGCGGGTGGCGGCCGCCAGCACGGAAATTGGTCAGGCCGTCTGTGTCTACCTCAATCGCCGGGGCCAGGTGATTCGGGTCGGTGTGGGATCACCGCGGCAAACCCAGATCCCCGCGATCGAGTTGCCACGTTACGGTGATGAACGTTTGAGTGGCATTCGCTGCATTGCGACGAGTCTCAAGGTCGAACCACCGACGGACTCTGATCTGACGGCCATGGCGATGCAACGACTCGATGCCTTAGTGACGGTAACGCTGACTGGTAAGGGTTTCCAAAAACGCGGTGGTGGTGCCACTGGCTATATTCGCAATGCTTATTTTGCTCATTTAGTGCCCCATCCAGAAGCGCGGTGGACGGTTTCGCCCCAGATTGATCTAGAAGATCTGACGGCGCAAAATCTCGCGGAGTTTGTGGAAGGGCTAGAAGCTGACTTTGAGAAGCAATATATTGCCCGCGAAGTTGAGTCTGATCACGATCGGGTGCTGATTGTGGGGCTACAAACTGCTGATATGACGAAACGGCGGTTTGAGGATGGCATGGTGGAGTTGGGCCGTTTAGTCGAGACAGCGGGCGGTGAGGTGCTCAAAAGCCTGGCGCAAAAACGGGCGCGCCCCCAGCCCAAAACGGTGATTGGTGAGGGTAAGGTGCAGGAAATTGCCCTTGTCGCCCAAACGATCGGGGCCAATTTAGTCGTTTTTAACCGGGATCTATCGCCCATCCAAACCCGTAACTTGGAAAGCTATATTGGCCTGCGGGTCGTCGATCGCACTGAAGTAATTCTCGATATCTTTGCCCAACGGGCGCAATCCGGTGCGGGCAAGCTGCAAGTTGAGCTTGCCCAATTGGAATATGCCTTGCCCCGGCTTACCGGTAAGGGGAAAGCCATGTCACGCTTGGGCGGCGGGATCGGGACTAGGGGACCCGGTGAAACCAAGTTGGAAACCGAACGGCGGGCAATTCAGAAGCGGATTAGCCATCTCCAACGCGGGGTGAACCAACTGCAAGCCCACCGCGCCAGGTTGCGACAAAAGCGGCAGCATGAAGAAGTGCCCAGTATTGCGATCGTGGGTTACACCAATGCTGGTAAATCGACGCTGCTCAATAGTCTCACGCGGGCTGAAATTTATGCGGCAGACCAATTATTTGCCACCCTTGATCCGACCACTCGCCGCATGGCTGTGCGTGATGCAGAGACCGAGGAACATAAGCAGATTCTTCTCACTGATACTGTGGGGTTTATTCATGAGCTGCCGCCGTCGCTGTTTGATGCGTTTCGCGCCACGTTAGAGGAGGTGACGGAAGCAGATGCGCTAATTCATTTAGTCGATTTGTCCCATCCCGCTTGGCATAGTCAGCTGCGATCGGTGATGCATATCCTGGCCCAAATGCCGATTGCGCCTGGGCCAGCGGTGATTGTATTCAATAAGATGGATCAGGTCGATGGCGATCGATTTATGGCTGCTAAAGAGGAATTTCCCCAGGCCTTATTTATCTCCGCCCATGACAATTTAGGTTTAGAAACATTGCGGCAGCGACTTTGCCAGTTAGTGCGCTATGCGATTGCGGTGTAG
- a CDS encoding helix-turn-helix domain-containing protein, giving the protein MESRLAEQLTRISEQLKSTREQAGIELEQVASQTFIPLRLLKAMDEGKFERLPEPVFVQGFIRRYGDVVGLDGKNLAQEFTVQPPTLKKPAEEFLSYHPDDEPAAAPRNNRSTSKLKVPEPLPPEPAAPEAPAPSPVEAVAPPATTPIPDPATTPIPDPPVAEPPAAITPPAVAETASTPSPTTEVVAPETPTVKAEPPSIPTAEPAVAATAVPEAPAPAVSEPPSLETASTANLTPPPVVASETPAETAPEPPTPRTTVAQATEDYWSPSPMGNNPPSGNEGNNKLVYWIAGLAALALLALGAILISQPKSGNDNRGQSSESSSRQSDTAQEAKQPPPASPAPSPQSDAPITLSIKVTDDSWVEVITDGKVVISEILPQGTTQTWTAKDRLSITSGNAQGVTFSYNQAAEKPMGPTANPLTLVFPPKP; this is encoded by the coding sequence GTGGAATCCCGATTGGCCGAACAACTTACACGTATTTCTGAGCAGCTCAAATCAACCCGCGAACAGGCTGGCATTGAGTTAGAGCAGGTCGCTTCTCAGACATTCATCCCCCTCCGCTTGCTCAAGGCAATGGATGAAGGTAAGTTTGAGCGCCTCCCAGAACCCGTATTTGTCCAGGGGTTTATTCGGCGCTATGGGGATGTCGTCGGCCTCGATGGCAAAAACCTCGCCCAAGAATTTACGGTCCAACCGCCCACGTTAAAGAAGCCAGCTGAGGAATTTCTCTCTTACCATCCTGACGATGAACCGGCTGCAGCCCCTCGCAATAATCGTTCTACGAGCAAACTGAAAGTACCAGAACCGCTCCCACCGGAGCCCGCCGCACCTGAGGCACCTGCACCAAGTCCTGTAGAAGCAGTCGCACCACCAGCAACGACACCGATTCCTGATCCCGCAACGACACCGATTCCTGATCCCCCAGTAGCTGAACCACCGGCAGCGATTACACCACCAGCAGTGGCCGAAACAGCAAGCACGCCGTCGCCAACAACTGAAGTCGTGGCACCGGAAACCCCGACAGTAAAAGCCGAACCACCATCAATACCCACCGCTGAACCCGCTGTGGCCGCAACCGCTGTACCCGAAGCGCCCGCTCCAGCCGTCTCTGAACCGCCGAGCCTTGAGACAGCATCCACAGCGAACCTGACGCCCCCCCCAGTTGTGGCATCTGAGACACCCGCCGAAACCGCACCGGAACCCCCTACACCACGAACCACAGTGGCTCAAGCCACGGAAGATTATTGGTCGCCATCACCTATGGGCAATAATCCACCGAGTGGCAACGAAGGCAACAATAAACTGGTCTACTGGATTGCCGGACTAGCGGCCTTAGCCTTACTAGCGCTCGGGGCCATCTTGATTTCCCAGCCCAAATCTGGGAATGACAATCGTGGCCAATCGTCAGAGTCATCGAGCCGTCAGTCAGACACGGCTCAAGAGGCGAAACAACCGCCCCCAGCATCGCCAGCTCCCAGTCCGCAGTCCGACGCACCGATCACCTTGAGCATCAAAGTTACCGACGATAGTTGGGTAGAAGTGATTACCGATGGCAAAGTTGTGATTTCCGAAATCCTGCCACAGGGCACAACTCAAACCTGGACAGCGAAAGACCGCTTAAGTATCACCAGCGGCAATGCCCAAGGCGTGACCTTCTCCTATAACCAAGCGGCTGAGAAACCCATGGGGCCGACAGCAAATCCTTTAACCCTGGTATTTCCACCAAAACCCTAG
- a CDS encoding tetratricopeptide repeat protein yields MLFPKVSVVGAVCLESARIHFHSRRYRSAWLALRQALELNPNCVEAWHLAGVIFHQVDQPAAAMVAYNRVLSIAPNDYITWYSRGRVLELLGDRTAAISSYGAVIAGSPNYQDAARRRDRLIQQYSCTPI; encoded by the coding sequence ATGTTATTTCCCAAAGTCTCTGTTGTTGGAGCGGTTTGCCTTGAATCTGCACGGATCCATTTTCATTCGCGGCGTTACCGATCGGCGTGGTTAGCACTACGACAAGCACTGGAACTAAATCCGAACTGCGTGGAAGCATGGCATTTGGCGGGTGTGATCTTTCATCAGGTTGACCAGCCAGCCGCCGCTATGGTCGCCTATAACCGAGTGCTGAGTATTGCGCCAAATGATTACATTACTTGGTATAGCCGGGGTCGAGTCTTGGAGCTGCTAGGCGATCGAACTGCGGCAATTTCCAGTTATGGTGCGGTGATTGCCGGTAGCCCCAACTATCAAGATGCAGCCCGTCGTCGTGACCGACTCATTCAACAGTATTCCTGTACGCCAATCTAG